A genomic region of Paenibacillus sp. PL2-23 contains the following coding sequences:
- a CDS encoding DUF1328 domain-containing protein: protein MLGWALMFFLLAIVAGVFGFMGIASAMAGIAKVLFVVFIILFLASLILGRRKV, encoded by the coding sequence ATGCTGGGATGGGCCCTGATGTTCTTCCTTCTCGCCATCGTGGCAGGCGTATTCGGATTTATGGGAATTGCCTCCGCAATGGCGGGGATAGCCAAGGTGCTGTTCGTAGTTTTTATCATCCTGTTCTTGGCTTCCCTTATTCTGGGAAGAAGGAAAGTTTAG
- a CDS encoding superoxide dismutase family protein, which yields MKTWVTLSTAILLASSLAFQPAMAEEEAKSGQLNVPLINSKGEPIGNATLLQRNDKVILHVEAKGLKPGAHGIHIHTEGKCEAPDFNSAGGHFNPHNKQHGFKNPQGFHSGDLPNIQVKQDGTVNAKLASEAVSLQPGKPNYLLKEGGTSLIIHEKPDDYATDPSGKSGARIACGVIK from the coding sequence ATGAAAACATGGGTTACACTCTCTACTGCAATTCTGCTGGCATCTTCACTTGCCTTTCAGCCTGCCATGGCGGAAGAGGAGGCGAAGTCGGGGCAGCTGAACGTCCCGCTTATCAATAGCAAGGGCGAGCCAATCGGCAACGCTACGCTTCTGCAGCGCAACGATAAAGTCATTTTGCATGTAGAAGCCAAAGGGCTTAAGCCCGGTGCGCACGGCATCCACATTCACACGGAAGGCAAATGCGAGGCCCCGGACTTCAACTCCGCTGGCGGGCATTTCAATCCCCATAACAAACAGCACGGCTTCAAAAATCCGCAAGGCTTTCACAGCGGCGATCTCCCCAATATTCAGGTGAAGCAGGACGGTACAGTGAACGCCAAGCTGGCCAGCGAAGCTGTATCCTTGCAGCCTGGCAAACCGAATTACCTGCTAAAGGAAGGCGGAACGTCGTTAATCATTCATGAGAAGCCCGATGACTACGCCACCGACCCATCCGGCAAATCCGGCGCCCGCATCGCTTGCGGCGTCATCAAGTAG
- a CDS encoding STAS domain-containing protein — protein sequence MMMEPFRIEQLESEKSFELKLFGELDLSVVPQVQGALEHVLRREDLDLVLDLGGLTYIDSTGIGIIVSILKTRDSLNAPFYVRNIPPAVKRLFNMTGLTGHLKEGTEAGA from the coding sequence ATGATGATGGAACCTTTTCGTATCGAGCAACTAGAGTCGGAGAAGAGCTTCGAGCTGAAGCTGTTTGGAGAGTTGGATCTGTCGGTGGTCCCTCAGGTTCAAGGAGCACTGGAGCATGTGCTCAGGCGCGAGGATTTAGACCTTGTCCTCGATTTGGGAGGACTCACTTATATCGATAGCACGGGTATTGGTATTATTGTTTCTATTCTGAAAACCAGAGATAGTCTAAATGCGCCGTTCTATGTCCGGAATATTCCGCCTGCTGTCAAACGCCTCTTCAATATGACGGGTCTTACCGGGCATCTCAAAGAAGGGACAGAAGCCGGAGCATGA
- a CDS encoding fused response regulator/phosphatase, with protein sequence MSIIIVDDNATNQMIIRTILRKEGYNDIRIASSAMELYDMLHIDSSAYMEEQVDLILLDMMMPEIDGLEACRRIVSDNRYRDVPIVFVTAVGDSMKLAEALDAGATDYVMKPINKLEMLARIRSALRLKHEKDWHRERDKRIRYELELAKQVQRSVLSPPIRNDRICMEAEYRPSSELAGDYYAWFPIDRSRYGVILLDMMGHGISSSLVCMFISSVLKDMVLRITDPEEVMQELNNRMGQLYRPTELVNFYFTAIFVLIDTENRTLQYANAGHPAGIAVTDSSLTPLETSGPAVGLFDSIHVRQKTLSYEPGMTIVLYTDGLLDAIDVEADEASLERIAEGVRGLPDSTPGELVDHIIQSSGEASKQRDDICMVRIQLN encoded by the coding sequence TTGAGTATTATAATCGTAGACGATAACGCGACGAACCAGATGATTATAAGAACGATCCTGCGCAAGGAAGGCTACAACGACATTCGGATCGCGTCGTCCGCTATGGAGCTGTATGACATGCTTCATATCGATTCCTCCGCCTATATGGAAGAGCAGGTAGATTTGATCCTGCTTGATATGATGATGCCGGAGATCGACGGACTGGAGGCGTGCAGGCGTATCGTGTCGGATAATCGTTATCGGGATGTGCCCATTGTATTCGTCACGGCAGTCGGCGATTCGATGAAGCTTGCGGAAGCGCTGGATGCAGGTGCTACCGATTATGTGATGAAGCCGATCAATAAGCTGGAGATGCTTGCCCGCATCCGCTCCGCGCTTCGCTTGAAGCATGAGAAGGACTGGCATAGGGAACGCGACAAGCGAATTCGCTACGAGCTGGAGCTGGCCAAGCAGGTGCAGAGAAGCGTGCTCAGTCCGCCTATCCGGAATGACCGCATCTGTATGGAAGCGGAATATCGGCCATCCTCCGAGCTGGCTGGCGACTATTACGCCTGGTTCCCAATTGACAGGAGCAGGTATGGCGTCATTCTGCTGGATATGATGGGTCATGGCATCTCGTCATCGCTCGTCTGCATGTTTATTTCATCGGTGCTCAAGGATATGGTCCTGCGCATTACAGATCCAGAGGAAGTGATGCAGGAGCTTAACAATCGGATGGGACAGCTGTATCGTCCGACGGAGCTGGTTAACTTTTATTTTACAGCTATATTTGTGCTTATCGACACCGAGAATCGTACGTTGCAATACGCCAATGCCGGCCATCCTGCGGGTATAGCCGTCACGGACTCCAGCTTGACGCCGCTTGAGACAAGCGGTCCGGCGGTCGGTCTCTTTGATTCCATTCACGTACGCCAGAAAACGTTGTCCTATGAGCCCGGCATGACGATTGTGCTGTATACGGACGGCTTGCTGGATGCGATAGATGTGGAAGCGGACGAGGCGTCGCTGGAGCGGATAGCGGAAGGCGTAAGAGGCTTGCCGGATTCTACGCCGGGGGAGCTTGTGGATCATATCATCCAGTCATCCGGCGAAGCGAGCAAGCAGCGGGACGATATTTGTATGGTGCGTATCCAATTGAATTGA
- a CDS encoding MBL fold metallo-hydrolase has product MQLYGIDITFEQMGSEQTITPVILKDEGRMILMDCGYPGFLPLLQQAFQEQGLAMENLTDIIITHHDMDHMGALAELKRLYPHVRVIAGELEEPYIAGRSRSLRLQQAEALHDSLPEEQKRQAESFISFLESMETVPVDQMVSDGEVLPYCGGIEVVHTPGHMPGHLSFYVQSTGTMIAADAVVINEDGKLGIANPEFVMDKPAVLASIERLSTFPISQLICYHGGIYEGDASAGLKELLRKEE; this is encoded by the coding sequence TTGCAGCTATATGGCATTGATATTACATTTGAGCAGATGGGCTCGGAGCAGACCATTACTCCCGTCATTCTGAAGGATGAGGGGCGTATGATTTTAATGGATTGCGGCTATCCAGGCTTTTTGCCGCTGTTGCAGCAGGCCTTCCAGGAGCAAGGGCTCGCTATGGAGAACCTGACAGATATCATCATCACTCATCACGATATGGATCATATGGGGGCGCTCGCGGAGCTTAAGCGCTTGTATCCTCACGTTCGGGTGATCGCTGGAGAGCTGGAGGAGCCCTATATTGCCGGGAGGAGCAGGTCGCTCCGACTCCAGCAGGCGGAAGCGCTCCATGACAGCTTGCCTGAGGAGCAGAAGCGGCAGGCGGAGTCTTTTATCAGCTTTCTGGAGAGCATGGAAACCGTGCCTGTAGATCAGATGGTGTCGGATGGAGAGGTGCTGCCCTATTGTGGCGGGATCGAGGTGGTACATACACCGGGACATATGCCGGGGCATCTATCGTTCTATGTTCAGTCGACTGGGACTATGATAGCGGCAGATGCGGTTGTGATTAATGAGGATGGGAAGCTGGGGATTGCCAACCCGGAATTCGTTATGGACAAGCCTGCCGTGTTAGCCTCGATCGAGCGGCTGTCAACATTTCCAATATCTCAATTAATCTGCTACCATGGCGGCATCTACGAAGGTGATGCAAGTGCAGGACTGAAGGAGCTTCTTCGCAAAGAGGAATGA
- a CDS encoding general stress protein: protein MRNTEMTKVRTAMTSQEVQNHVNEFRSEGYAEDHIFVLTHDKTRTKRLAERTDAEEIGVGDQGLGTTIANWFRSTGDELRAKMRSLGVAENEAERLEAEMDRDVIVVIAWGGREYGDDDFDRDIYYYPYVPYAMHNDPPYK, encoded by the coding sequence ATGAGAAACACGGAAATGACCAAGGTGCGTACGGCTATGACAAGCCAAGAGGTGCAAAATCATGTCAATGAATTCCGCAGCGAAGGATATGCGGAGGACCACATTTTCGTCCTGACGCATGACAAGACAAGGACAAAGCGTCTGGCGGAGCGAACGGACGCCGAAGAGATTGGTGTCGGGGATCAAGGGCTTGGCACAACGATCGCCAACTGGTTCCGATCCACAGGCGACGAGCTGAGAGCCAAGATGCGCTCACTCGGCGTAGCTGAGAACGAAGCGGAGCGGCTGGAGGCCGAGATGGACCGCGATGTGATCGTCGTAATTGCTTGGGGCGGCCGGGAATATGGGGATGATGACTTCGACCGCGACATTTATTACTACCCATACGTACCATACGCGATGCACAACGACCCCCCTTACAAATAA